A region of Melitaea cinxia chromosome 15, ilMelCinx1.1, whole genome shotgun sequence DNA encodes the following proteins:
- the LOC123660292 gene encoding 5-methylcytosine rRNA methyltransferase NSUN4, producing MNQIQNIFKNAQINTYCVLQARFKSKTHWAQLRKKTGPKYKALNHFDDFYGSVFGSKWDSMREALLRKSKYVALINNYGDPEETMDYLAQRGAHCLKNLMSIQKNFHDQYTPQKETETKNNQDKNLDNYISKLQNEDIAKIYPQGENIPEKLEFSNNKILHAEQKQMENPEISKSYTLDQALEQAQIDDSRIIHPSMGLSSEALYQYVPATKIKGLDDWVPESFHYSFYSKRDTDFPLIIEPETEFEFPEHLKVMTYEMNSEYDKFPEPKRCKTGVFNYYPLDGASVLGVLAMCLRGGERALDLCAAPGGKALAALQTLLPDVLVCNDASVSRSNRITRIFSDYLMDYEVGNKWQERVLITRVDGRIFTDDQGFDTVLVDVPCTTDRHSVTEDENNIFRPDRVKERLRIPEMQTQLLMNALRLVRVGGAVVYSTCSLSPAQNDGVVRAALQRAFGEHSVVASIRDLTKPFSALSSTLRLGTGQARPKYGQLVVPDIAANFGPAYISRLVRIK from the exons atgaatcaaattcaaaatatatttaaaaatgctcaaattaatacatattgtGTTCTACAAGCTAGGTTCAAATCGAAAACTCACTGG gcGCAGTTAAGAAAGAAAACTGGCCCAAAATACAAAGCTCTTAACCACTTCGATGACTTTTACGGTTCAGTGTTCGGCAGTAAGTGGGATTCGATGAGAGAGGCGCTTTTGCGAAAATCTAAGTATGTTGCGCTCATTAACAATTATGGCGATCCTGAAGAAACTATGGACTATCTGGCGCAAAGAG GTGCACATTGTCTCAAGAATTTGATGTCCATtcaaaagaattttcatgatcaaTACACTCCTCAAAAAGAAACGGAGACTAAAAATAATCAGGACaaaaatttagataattatatatcaaaattacaaaatgaggACATAGCAAAAATATACCCACAAGGAGAAAATATACCAGAAAAGTTAGAATTTAGCAACAATAAGATATTACATGCAGAACAAAAGCAAATGGAGAATCCAGAAAT TTCAAAATCATATACGCTAGACCAAGCTTTAGAACAAGCTCAAATTGACGATTCCCGTATAATACATCCATCTATGGGTCTGTCTTCTGAAGCTCTATACCAGTATGTGCCGGCAACTAAGATTAAAGGATTAGATGACTGGGTGCCGGAATCATTTCACTACTCATTTTATTCTAAGA GAGACACAGATTTTCCCCTTATTATCGAACCTGAAACAGAATTTGAATTCCCTGAACATTTAAAAGTGATGACTTATGAAATGAACAGTGAATATGACAAATTTCCCGAACCAAAGAGATGTAAAACTG GAGTGTTCAACTACTACCCACTGGACGGTGCGAGCGTACTGGGAGTGCTGGCGATGTGTCTGCGCGGCGGGGAGCGCGCGCTCGACCTGTGCGCCGCGCCCGGCGGCAaggcgctggcggcgctgcagacgctgctgcccgacgTGCTCGTGTGCAACGACGCGTCCGTGTCGCGCTCCAACAG AATAACTCGAATATTCAGCGACTACCTTATGGATTACGAGGTCGGGAACAAATGGCAAGAACGCGTTTTAATAACACGTGTCGATGGCCGAATATTTACAGATGATCAAGGTTTTGATACG GTTTTAGTCGACGTACCATGCACTACAGACAGACATTCAGTGACAGAGGACGAAAACAATATATTCCGACCAGACCGTGTCAAAGAGAGATTGAGAATACCAGAAATGCAGACTCAATTACTCAT GAACGCCCTTCGCCTAGTTCGCGTGGGCGGGGCGGTGGTGTACAGCACGTGCTCGCTGAGCCCCGCCCAGAACGACGGCGTCGTGCGCGCCGCCTTGCAGCGAGCCTTCGGGGAGCACTCAGTAGTAGCTTCCATCAG AGATTTGACAAAACCATTCAGTGCCCTGAGTAGTACGCTGCGCCTTGGTACAGGACAAGCGCGACCGAAGTATGGACAACTTGTCGTCCCTGATATAGCAGCTAACTTCGGTCCTGCCTACATATCACGACTtgttagaataaaataa
- the LOC123660623 gene encoding uncharacterized protein LOC123660623: MDNGRVEAVPPGTVHLNTVRSLHQTVVSLRNALELSKSELKELKEKYQEHSRCIEYADIIEKLTLENHILRRKIIASDGLGTDPHQNIKLEVSYSPKEDKIEESCRSSEVLIKTISTEDTIKDRDHAIDEIKTKPPESLKEILEESKSDSIRLDNSNFPIASSSPVDDHSSQIFVSEEQSKVNKPSFKTKLELLSKFDVKIKVKTVKEGSVKSSTTSDSDSTVEETKEKQTEPVDSKATFQLNEQRERFENLKNPKGDTIKLKSVSTENIKMAVPNEAEVKTKTDKFDVQVRITSEDNLVVKETIERSRRKDTLNLDVDNLSLRSMSEGDNSVFSEGGTTPLEQNIAPDDKQDQDASGNESEEVDDIELIFTTDESKDMSNLQEDLVSIRETDQWVPPSASSTAHSTPVLIKFHTLDPDFQPGTLNIRRENQENLKSPCYVTEPSLRMKRVSLPNDKEIKHGGVNEKGTLELPGRGILKSFDNKSDNMLYRRSPNASTRRLDSVDSLTCEYNRGLSFDNTKSSSFELGSSLDVLHRDESVDSFHRPRLGHRFSMFAADISKCGISEDDLASNLNVRRNTCPNPFQYRPMMSRVGARSGYKSTGRPRPVLYQGYAPRRESGAQTDVSALPPRWTSDGYLAYKMTSSQPTVTTTLPQRLTAARRLTIPDARPPPPNRRSDEARRVLLSDIGFTSMVPELSRSAEPLWTRRTTGLHDPSQSPSRHRYRSPCLSVDRSNDWTGQTANVASVKGVSWRGSLPDVRRDDTDELLQETEAFLRRSIDNLRSTSLELDSSNERAGQPYIPSEARQLRLGHAVKLITPQGRLAVGRVRYVGLAGGTAANSGIVVGAEFSTSQYPGMPRNDGTYSGRRYFLTTPQYTALFVPFSKVVMAWAN; encoded by the exons ATGGACAACGGTAGGGTGGAAGCCGTCCCTCCTGGGACTGTACATTTGAACACTGTAAGATCGCTCCACCAAACTGTTGTCTCCCTCCGAAACGCTCTTGAATTGTCCAAGAGTGAGCTAAAGGAATTGAAAGAAAAGTATCAGGAACATTCACGTTGCATTGAGTATGCAGATATTATAGAAAAGTTAACTTTAGAGAATCATATATTACGACGTAAGATTATTGCCTCTGATGGTTTAGGAACTGATCCACATCAGAACATCAAATTAGAGGTTTCTTACAGCCCAAAAGAAGATAAAATCGAGGAAAGTTGTAGAAGCAgtgaagttttaattaaaacaatatctaCAGAGGACACTATCAAAGATCGAGATCACGCTATAGATGAAATTAAAACTAAGCCTCCCGAATCTTTAAAGGAAATTCTCGAAGAATCAAAATCTGACTCTATAAGATTAGATAATTCAAATTTTCCAATTGCAAGTAGTAGTCCAGTCGATGATCATAGtagtcaaatatttgtttctgaagAACAATCCAAGGTAAACAAACCAAGTTTTAAGACAAAATTAGAATTACTGTCAAAATTCGACGTCAAGATTAAAGTAAAAACTGTGAAAGAAGGTAGTGTTAAGTCAAGTACAACATCTGACAGTGATTCTACTGTTgaagaaacaaaagaaaagcAAACGGAACCAGTTGATTCAAAAGCTACCTTCCAATTAAATGAACAGAGGGAacgatttgaaaatttaaaaaaccctAAAGGAGATACAATAAAGTTGAAATCGGTTTCaacagaaaatataaaaatggctGTTCCAAATGAAGCAGAGGTAAAGactaaaactgataaatttGATGTACAAGTGCGCATCACATCTGAAGATAATCTTGTTGTAAAAGAAACCATTGAAAGATCAAGGAGAAAAGATACATTAAATCTGGACGTGGACAATTTAAGTCTTCG ATCAATGTCAGAGGGAGATAATTCAGTATTTTCTGAAGGCGGAACAACGCCATTAGAACAAAATATTGCACCTGATGATAAACAAGATCAGGATGCAAGCGGCAATGAGTCTGAGGAAGTTGACGATATAGAACTTATATTTACGACGGATGAGTCGAAGGATATGAGCAATTTGCAG GAAGATCTCGTTTCCATTCGAGAAACCGATCAGTGGGTTCCCCCTTCAGCCTCATCTACAGCCCATTCCACACCTGTCTTGATAAAATTTCATACCCTAGATCCTGATTTTCAACCAGGTACCCTTAATATCAGAAGAGAAAACcaggaaaatttaaaaagtccTTGTTACGTAACAGAACCATCGTTAAGAATGAAAAGAGTATCTTTGCCAAACGATAAAGAGATAAAACATGGGGGCGTCAATGAGAAAGGGACACTGGAATTGCCTGGAAGAGGAATCCTAAAAAGTTTTGATAATAAGTCAGATAATATGTTATATAGACGAAGTCCCAATGCAAGTACAAGAAGACTTGACAGTGTTGATAGTCTGACTTGCGAATACAATCGTGGACTTAGCTTTGATAACACGAAATCTTCGAGTTTCGAACTGGGGTCTAGTCTAGATGTTCTACATAGAGATGAAAGTGTGGACAGTTTTCATAGACCGAGGTTAGGGCATCGGTTTTCAATGTTCGCAGCGGATATATCAAAATGTGGCATATCTGAGGATGATCTTGCAAGCAATCTGAACGTAAGGCGTAATACATGCCCTAATCCGTTTCAATATCG ACCTATGATGTCTCGTGTCGGAGCCCGCTCAGGGTACAAATCAACCGGGCGTCCACGACCCGTTTTGTACCAGGGCTATGCCCCTCGACGAGAGAGCGGCGCTCAAACTGACGTGTCAGCTCTACCTCCGAGATGGACTTCGGATGGATATTTAGCATACAAG ATGACCTCGAGCCAACCGACGGTGACCACGACGCTACCACAGCGCTTGACTGCCGCTCGTCGGTTGACAATACCGGACGCGAGACCGCCGCCTCCAAATCGACGTTCTGACGAAGCTCGACGGGTTTTACTCAGCGATATCG GATTTACGTCAATGGTGCCTGAGTTATCGCGTTCAGCTGAACCGCTGTGGACACGACGCACGACTGGCTTGCACGATCCTTCTCAATCGCCATCAAG ACATCGTTACCGTTCGCCGTGTTTGAGCGTCGATCGCAGCAATGATTGGACTGGACAAACCGCGAACGTCGCCTCTGTCAAAG GAGTATCTTGGCGCGGATCGCTACCAGATGTACGTCGGGACGACACCGATGAACTCTTACAGGAGACTGAAGCGTTCTTACGTCGCTCCATTGATAATTTGAGATCTACGTCACTTGAAC TGGATAGCTCTAATGAGCGAGCTGGTCAGCCGTATATTCCGTCTGAGGCTAGACAACTTCGTCTCGGACACGCCGTCAAACTGATAACCCCACAAGGAAGGCTTGCTGTTGGGCGTGTcag gTACGTTGGCCTAGCAGGTGGCACTGCCGCGAATAGTGGCATAGTAGTTGGGGCAGAGTTTTCAACATCTCAATACCCGGGAATGCCCCGAAATGACGGTACTTACAGCGGTAGGAGGTATTTCCTCACTACCCCACAATACACTGCACTTTTTGTACCGTTCTCGAAGGTAGTCATGGCTTGGGCAAACTAA